From a single Erpetoichthys calabaricus chromosome 1, fErpCal1.3, whole genome shotgun sequence genomic region:
- the prx gene encoding neuroblast differentiation-associated protein AHNAK isoform X14 yields the protein MAMPMEITVVQETLKKSELMEVVVETEAEAGARGFSVSGGGAQGIFVKEVLKDSPAAKALSLREGDQLLSARVYFDNVKYEDALKILQCAEPYKVSFLLKRNVPSADISTSSGSASLEVKGPKAKMPKLSVKSIAPLRKKKKKAKAGSRLSAEVTLPASGKFKREASPAKFELSPVDVEFAFPKFPKLKGVSKTTTEGDISLKSPEIQASVARRKKKKIRLPRMRVKDAAAARAVVDVDLKSPEGKVELGTPETKVKTKEKSTKFGISFPKTKKPKVDAGLSCLEASKGISPPGIKLKPPEVEFDFSLPTGKADSKTAKGEVSKEDVKIKTPKVELDFGLPSGKAEAKISHPDINVKDTMKEGIKFKAPKLDLDISLPKGKVEDTIAMPEAEVKSKDGFKFKPPKLDLDLSLPAGSVDSTEGDLDKDGRLRMPQVKIPKIGVSLPSAEFEGDTSKDRYKRDSYGKEDKHKAGLKMPSIDIDAPSLNIEIGLPTSKADSEGDVKFHPSEGSTGAGLKAPDVEIKMPKMTLPKFSGAEGEIKAPKTDVHRGKMEIEGPDFKLKGPKIKMPSFGVTLPTKTRDKSQAEHEHMIHEDGETGKIKLPTVKMPSIDISVPVPDVDLHLPKGKTSGPEAGIDKKIHHSQEELDIKMKMPKISIPKFSMFGKLETPSADVNVSPPKVDVKSPKADLTLRDIEVEGPSAKGANITMPKIDISLPKIKSPDMDLNMPELDIEGPSIKGPKISMPTVDISLPKMKHPEGHLDFEGPSVKGPNISMPTVDISLPKMKHPEGHLDIEGPSVKGPKISMPTVDISVPKMKHPEADLDIEGPSVKGPKISMPTVDISVPKIKHPEVDLNIEGPSVKGPKIAMPTVDISLPKMKHPEAHLDIEGPSVKGPKIAMPTVDISVPKMKHPEVDLNIEGPSVKGPKISMPKFDISLPKMKHPEADLDIEGPSVKGPKIAMPTVDISLPKMKHPEAGLDIDDLSVKGPKISMPKFDISLPKMKHPETDLDIEGPSVKGPKIAMPTVDISLPKMKHPEADLDIEGPSVKGPKIAMPTVDISLPKMKHPEADLDIEGPSVKGPKISMPKFDISLPKMKHPEADLNIEGPSVKGPKISMPKFDISLPKMKHPEADLNIEGPSVKGPKIAMPTVDISLPKMKHPEADLNIEGPSLKGPKISMPTVDISLPKMQHPEADLDIKGPSLKGPKISMPTVNISLPKMKHPEVDLDIQDPSLKGPKITMPEVDISLPKMKHPEVDLNAEGPSVKGPKIVMPTVDISLPTIKPSDTELDIEGPSLKGPKIGIPKVDISLPKRKSAEIGVSVPEGDTNLSMPSMKIPTIDINMPKIDLDLSISKTMEGASMELPESTTGRNFEGPDIHLKMPKISLPTFGVKDNAEAECKGDVKLPKAKVDKKASEFEGSKPKLPTIKVPGLDISVPEVPDVDINIKAPKSKSDYTVEGDISGKQHDFNIKGPNVKIEMPKLPKFKKDKSNVEVQPPHVDIESGDAKMKGLKIKMPKFGLSFPKGKLKEGEVDVSGQMKASGKMPEGKIKFPKEKHSMEMPDVNTDTTDGKIKLPSVALPSVDISAPKMDIDFSLPKGKRGDKEQVGLLKGEDERLSSGASFDVPDVSLKIPKFTLPKFAGKVKTDNVELDSKHLKADIQPSPAKVDIEGKFPSVEFDVDGKPKEKDMKIKMPKMKIPTFGITKKDEDVTVITPDVDTKIKKGKVQMKSPTIELEGPEGKVKSPKIKFPKFKISSPKTKLPDAEVKIGTEKGVKEGVQTPDVTIDMPKISMPKFGTKDGKMNVDVSVPEEGKLKMPSLEISLPTVSHKEGEVLLPKAEVDVSEADIKGYEGDLKIPKMPSLDISAPKFELDISLPKVKDDSALDPKLDIKAKKEGDLDGTDWKLKMPQVDLPKFGHKEKNINLELDIPAGKADAKIAKPEISISKASVDVPDFEMQGAEGRIKMPKIKMPKVDISLPKGDGVTESEDKITRPEFEDPAADGKIKLPSFGKLSAPTVKAPELDFELSLRKPKHETEIEGNWKGRKGAETDLGVTSEKSEYYIKMPKMKMPELSISGPQIKGSDLEIDVGLSKLDTGKEKIKGDLPKIQGSPGVTIKAPKIKAPKVDADVKAPEADIEGTSGKFKMKIPKFGLSTTKDEGEVNVDLQQETKFKVPDVGFSVTKDGDHSTNIDLSLPKDSKVKGPKKEGKLEVDLPSVELDIPEGGIKVPKLKIPKIGVMTSKEMLEGEVAFVSDSEEAEEKAKKHHFKFPNVEISSSKPKGYAEVDVKTSGRDMDLEGQTDGLKLKMPKITVPSVGFSDSKDQHYSTELITPDSDADIKIPKIDIKVPKIDINIPKVEIKAPAVNVKAPEEESLEMDEEHKSKVKLPEFGIALPSVTRLETETSDVKLKVKGPQIKVKNAEAISKSPQSDGDAEGPKMPKVKKAVFAFPRFNGADASLSHSQGEVNLGAGETKTRVPKIKMKPTFGKLRSKTKGAEVNGDAEEIDGEEDEKHKTGKMKIPKVTLAVSAKTSDGAGYHVNGQSDPASTNASQQDKSKFGKMKIPKIEFSSPYSKGAVDEGEAEMNMKLVKEEEASMSNGDSKGLKFKSPKITFSGFKKKTGKEEIEKPVSSSARTEMACLESGDKPISQSPKPKVSIGLFSSKSRGEYTVEQRTNGQEAQEESGKHHLEGRGDKSPKFKLPKFSLSPKSKGVLVITPESSPKASQRSSQQKEGEESSSGFKIQMPRVGFKSRQDEHTSEERIIMDDEDESVIIVSKTSKHTITESVTEKSTTI from the exons GAGATCAGCTGCTTAGTGCCAGGGTGTACTTTGACAATGTCAAATATGAAGATGCCCTGAAGATTCTTCAGTGTGCTGAGCCATACAAAGTATCGTTCCTGCTGAAGCGCAACGTTCCCAGCGCAGACATCAGCACCTCGTCAGGCTCAGCCAGCCTGGAAGTCAAAGGTCCCAAAGCCAAGATGCCAAAACTG AGTGTTAAAAGCATTGCTCctttgagaaagaaaaagaagaaagccaAGGCCGGTTCAAGGTTAAGTGCAGAAGTAACTCTTCCTGCATCAGGCAAATTCAAGAGGGAGGCCTCACCAGCTAAGTTCGAGCTGAGTCCAGTGGATGTGGAATTTGCCTTCCCAAAATTTCCAAAGCTGAAAGGTGTGAGCAAGACAACCACGGAAGGCGATATTAGCCTCAAAAGTCCAGAGATACAAGCTAGCGTTGCAAGacggaagaaaaagaaaatcagattaCCTAGAATGAGAGTAAAagatgcagcagcagcaagagctgtggtggatgtggatctaaaatcACCAGAAGGGAAGGTAGAACTGGGTACCCCAGAAACTAAAgtcaaaactaaagaaaaatccacaaaattTGGAATTTCTTTTCCAAAAACTAAGAAACCAAAAGTTGATGCAGGACTTTCATGCTTAGAGGCAAGCAAAGGGATAAGTCCACCTGGAATCAAATTAAAGCCTCCAGAAGTAGAGTTTGACTTTAGCCTCCCAACTGGAAAAGCAGATTCTAAGACTGCTAAAGGGGAGGTGAGTAAGGAAGATGTCAAAATCAAGACGCCTAAAGTGGAGCTTGATTTTGGTTTGCCCTCAGGCAAAGCTGAAGCCAAAATATCCCACCCAGATATTAATGTTAAGGACACAATGAAAGAAGGCATTAAATTTAAAGCACCAAAACTTGATCTGGATATCAGTTTACCAAAAGGAAAGGTAGAGGATACAATAGCTATGCCAGAGGCTGAGGTGAAAAGTAAAGATGGTTTTAAATTTAAGCCGCCTAAATTGGATCTTGATCTTAGTCTGCCTGCAGGGAGTGTTGACTCAACTGAAGGAGACCTAGATAAGGATGGAAGGCTCAGAATGCCTCAAGTGAAGATTCCAAAAATAGGGGTTTCCTTACCATCTGCTGAATTTGAGGGTGACACTTCCAAAGACAGATACAAAAGAGATTCTTACGGCAAGGAAGACAAGCATAAAGCTGGACTAAAGATGCCGTCTATTGACATTGATGCGCCATCATTAAACATTGAAATTGGCTTGCCAACATCTAAAGCAGACAGTGAAGGAGATGTGAAATTTCATCCATCTGAGGGTAGTACAGGAGCTGGTTTGAAGGCTCCTGATGTTGAAATAAAAATGCCAAAGATGACACTTCCAAAATTTAGTGGAGCTGAGGGAGAAATTAAAGCTCCAAAGACAGACGTGCATCGTGGTAAAATGGAAATAGAAGGTCCAGATTTTAAACTAAAGGGGCCCAAAATAAAGATGCCATCATTTGGTGTTACCTTACCTACAAAGACAAGAGATAAATCTCAGGCAGAACATGAGCACATGATTCATGAAGATGGTGAAACAGGAAAAATTAAGTTACCAACTGTCAAAATGCCTTCCATTGATATCTCGGTGCCAGTTCCAGATGTGGACTTGCATCTTCCTAAAGGAAAGACAAGTGGACCAGAAGCTGGCATAGATAAAAAAATTCATCACAGCCAGGAAGAGTtggatataaaaatgaaaatgccaaAAATATCCATTCCAAAGTTCTCCATGTTTGGCAAGTTAGAAACACCATCAGCTGATGTAAATGTTTCCCCTCCTAAAGTAGATGTTAAATCTCCAAAAGCGGATCTGACTCTCAGAGACATTGAAGTTGAGGGGCCTTCTGCTAAAGGAGCTAATATAACAATGCCAAAAATTGATATTTCTCTACCCAAAATAAAGTCACCGGATATGGATCTGAACATGCCTGAACTAGATATAGAGGGTCCTTCCATAAAGGGGCCTAAGATATCCATGCCAACAGTTGACATTTCTCTTCCCAAAATGAAACATCCAGAAGGACACTTGGATTTTGAAGGTCCTTCGGTAAAGGGGCCTAATATATCAATGCCAACAGTTGACATTTCTCTTCCCAAAATGAAACATCCAGAAGGACACTTGGATATTGAAGGTCCTTCTGTAAAGGGGCCTAAGATATCAATGCCAACAGTTGACATTTCTGTACCAAAAATGAAACACCCAGAGGCAGATCTGGATATTGAAG GTCCTTCTGTAAAGGGGCCTAAGATATCAATGCCAACAGTAGACATTTCTGTACCAAAAATAAAACATCCAGAAGTAGATCTGAATATTGAAG GTCCTTCTGTAAAAGGCCCAAAGATAGCCATGCCAACAGTTGACATTTCCTTACCAAAAATGAAACACCCAGAGGCACATCTGGATATTGAAGGTCCTTCTGTAAAGGGCCCTAAGATAGCCATGCCAACAGTTGACATTTCTGTACCAAAAATGAAACATCCAGAAGTAGACCTGAATATTGAAGGTCCTTCTGTTAAGGGTCCTAAGATATCAATGCCAAAATTTGACATTTCCTTACCAAAAATGAAACACCCAGAGGCAGATCTGGATATCGAAGGTCCTTCTGTAAAGGGTCCTAAGATAGCCATGCCAACAGTTGACATTTCCTTACCAAAAATGAAACACCCAGAGGCAGGTCTGGATATTGATGATCTATCTGTAAAAGGCCCTAAAATATCCATGCCAAAATTTGATATTTCCTTACCAAAAATGAAACACCCAGAAACAGATCTGGATATTGAAGGTCCTTCTGTAAAGGGGCCAAAGATAGCCATGCCAACAGTTGACATTTCCTTACCAAAAATGAAACACCCAGAGGCAGATCTGGATATTGAAGGTCCTTCTGTAAAGGGTCCTAAGATAGCCATGCCAACAGTTGACATATCCTTACCAAAAATGAAACACCCAGAGGCAGATCTGGATATTGAAGGTCCTTCTGTAAAGGGTCCTAAGATATCAATGCCAAAATTTGACATTTCATTACCAAAAATGAAACACCCAGAGGCAGATCTGAATATTGAAG GTCCTTCTGTAAAGGGTCCTAAGATATCAATGCCAAAATTTGACATTTCATTACCAAAAATGAAACACCCAGAGGCAGATCTGAATATTGAAGGTCCTTCTGTAAAGGGCCCTAAGATAGCCATGCCAACAGTTGACATTTCCCTTCCCAAAATGAAACATCCGGAAGCAGATCTGAATATTGAAGGTCCTTCTCTAAAGGGGCCTAAGATATCAATGCCAACAGTTGATATTTCCTTACCAAAGATGCAACATCCAGAGGCAGACCTGGATATCAAAGGTCCTTCACTAAAAGGTCCTAAGATATCAATGCCAACAGTTAATATTTCCCTTCCCAAAATGAAACACCCCGAAGTAGATCTGGATATACAAGATCCTTCACTAAAAGGGCCTAAGATAACCATGCCAGAAGTTGACATTTCCCTACCCAAAATGAAACACCCTGAAGTAGACCTGAATGCTGAGGGTCCTTCTGTAAAGGGGCCTAAGATAGTGATGCCAACAGTTGACATTTCCCTTCCAACAATAAAGCCTTCAGACACAGAACTAGATATTGAGGGACCTTCTTTAAAAGGACCCAAAATAGGCATTCCAAAAGTTGACATCTCCCTTCCAAAACGAAAGTCAGCTGAAATAGGTGTGTCAGTGCCTGAAGGAGACACCAATCTCAGCATGCCATCAATGAAAATTCCAACCATTGACATCAACATGCCTAAAATAGATCTTGATTTAagtatttcaaagaccatggaaGGTGCAAGCATGGAGTTGCCTGAATCTACTACTGGTAGAAACTTCGAAGGACCTGACATCCATCTCAAAATGCCTAAAATTTCTTTGCCAACATTTGGAGTCAAAGATAATGCTGAAGCAGAGTGTAAAGGTGATGTGAAACTCCCAAAAGCAAAAGTTGATAAGAAGGCTTCTGAGTTTGAAGGTAGTAAACCAAAGCTACCTACAATTAAGGTTCCTGGACTTGATATCTCTGTACCAGAAGTGCCTGATGTGGATATCAATATTAAAGCACCAAAGAGTAAGAGTGATTATACTGTTGAAGGAGACATCAGTGGAAAACAACATGATTTCAACATCAAGGGTCCCAATGTTAAGATTGAAATGCCTAAACTTCCAAAATTCAAGAAGGATAAAAGTAATGTGGAAGTTCAACCACCTCATGTTGATATTGAAAGCGGTGATGCCAAAATGAAAGGACTTAAAATTAAGATGCCCAAATTtggcctttcctttcccaagggTAAACTAAAAGAAGGTGAAGTTGACGTTTCAGGACAGATGAAGGCCAGTGGGAAGATGCCAGAAGGGAAGATTAAATTCCCAAAAGAAAAGCATTCAATGGAAATGCCTGATGTGAATACAGATACCACCGATGGAAAGATAAAGCTTCCATCAGTGGCATTGCCGTCTGTTGATATCTCAGCTCCAAAGATGGACATTGACTTCAGCTTACCTAAAGGTAAAAGGGGTGACAAGGAGCAAGTAGGGCTGTTAAAGGGAGAAGATGAGAGACTTTCTTCTGGAGCCAGTTTTGATGTCCCAGATGTATCGCTGAAAATACCCAAGTTTACACTCCCGAAATTTGCgggcaaagtaaaaacagataatgTTGAACTGGACAGCAAGCATCTCAAAGCTGATATACAGCCTAGCCCTGCAAAGGTAGATATAGAAGGCAAATTTCCTTCAGTAGAATTTGATGTTGATGGCAAACCGAAAGAAAAAGATATGAAGATAAAAATGCCTAAAATGAAAATTCCTACTTTTGGTATTACAAAGAAGGATGAGGATGTAACTGTGATCACCCCAGATGTTGATACaaagattaaaaaaggaaaagtgcAAATGAAAAGCCCCACTATTGAACTTGAAGGCCCAGAGGGGAAAGTTAAATCACCAAAAATCAAATTCCCCAAATTTAAAATTTCATCACCAAAGACAAAACTGCCTGATGCCGAGGTTAAGATTGGTACTGAGAAAGGAGTTAAAGAGGGTGTTCAAACTCCAGATGTAACGATTGACATGCCTAAGATTTCAATGCCAAAATTTGGAACCAAAGATGGAAAAATGAATGTTGATGTCAGTGTACCTGAGGAAGGAAAACTTAAAATGCCATCTCTTGAAATTTCCCTCCCTACAGTTTCACATAAAGAGGGTGAGGTGCTGCTGCCAAAGGCAGAGGTTGATGTATCTGAAGCAGACATTAAAGGATATGAAGGTGATCTTAAAATCCCTAAAATGCCAAGTCTTGACATCTCTGCCCCCAAGTTTGAACTTGATATAAGTTTGCCTAAAGTTAAAGATGACTCTGCCTTAGATCCTAAGCTAGATATTAAAGCCAAGAAAGAAGGTGATCTTGATGGAACTGATTGGAAATTAAAAATGCCTCAAGTCGACTTACCTAAATTTGGCCACAAAGAAAAGAATATCAATCTGGAGCTTGACATTCCTGCAGGTAAAGCTGATGCTAAAATTGCTAAGCCTGAAATTTCCATATCAAAAGCAAGCGTAGATGTTCCTGACTTTGAAATGCAAGGCGCGGAAGGCAGGATTAAGATGCCAAAAATTAAAATGCCTAAAGTGGATATTTCTTTGCCCAAGGGGGATGGTGTTACAGAGAGTGAAGATAAGATTACAAGACCTGAGTTTGAAGATCCTGCTGCGGACGGCAAGATAAAGTTGCCTTCATTTGGAAAACTCTCCGCTCCTACGGTAAAAGCACCTGAACTGGACTTTGAACTCAGCTTGAGAAAACCTAAACATGAAACAGAAATAGAAGGTAACTGGAAAGGGAGAAAGGGGGCTGAAACTGACTTGGGTGTTACTTCAGAAAAATCAGAGTATTATATCAAGATGCCCAAAATGAAAATGCCAGAACTATCCATTTCTGGTCCACAGATCAAAGGTAGTGATCTTGAAATTGATGTGGGACTGTCAAAGTTGGACACCGGAAAAGAGAAGATTAAGGGGGACTTACCCAAAATACAAGGAAGTCCAGGTGTCACAATTAAGGCCCCAAAGATCAAAGCCCCAAAAGTAGATGCAGATGTGAAGGCACCAGAGGCTGATATTGAAGGAACAAGtggaaaatttaaaatgaaaattccaAAGTTTGGTTTATCCACAACAAAAGATGAGGGTGAAGTTAATGTAGACTTGCAGCAGGAGACCAAGTTTAAGGTTCCAGATGTGGGATTTAGTGTGACAAAAGATGGAGACCACAGCACCAATATTGACCTTTCCCTTCCTAAGGACAGTAAAGTCAAAGGTCCTAAAAAGGAAGGTAAGCTTGAAGTTGATTTGCCATCTGTCGAACTGGACATCCCAGAAGGTGGTATCAAGGTGCCCAAATTAAAGATTCCTAAAATTGGCGTGATGACATCCAAAGAGATGTTAGAAGGAGAAGTTGCTTTTGTGTCAGActcagaagaagcagaagaaaaagCAAAGAAGCATCATTTCAAATTTCCCAATGTAGAAATTTCAAGCTCTAAACCTAAAGGGTATGCAGAAGTAGATGTCAAAACTTCTGGGAGAGATATGGACCTTGAAGGGCAAACAGATGGACTAAAGTTAAAAATGCCCAAAATCACAGTACCCTCTGTCGGTTTTTCAGATTCAAAAGACCAGCACTATTCAACAGAACTGATCACCCCAGATTCTGATGCAGACATCAAAATTCCAAAAATTGACATTAAGGTTCCAAAAATTGACATTAATATTCCAAAGGTCGAAATTAAAGCCCCGGCCGTCAATGTAAAGGCCCCAGAAGAGGAATCATTGGAGATGGATGAGGAACATAAGTCCAAAGTTAAACTACCAGAGTTTGGAATTGCACTTCCTTCTGTCACACGGTTAGAAACTGAAACATCAGACGTAAAGTTAAAAGTCAAAGGACcacaaatcaaagttaaaaatgcTGAAGCGATTTCCAAATCACCACAGTCTGATGGGGATGCTGAAGGGCCAAAGATGCCAAAAGTaaaaaaagctgtttttgctTTTCCAAGGTTTAATGGGGCAGATGCGTCATTGAGTCATTCTCAAGGAGAAGTGAATCTGGGGGCTGGAGAAACTAAAACCAGAGTtcccaaaatcaaaatgaaacccACCTTTGGAAAGTTGCGTTCCAAAACAAAAGGGGCAGAAGTGAATGGGGATGCAGAAGAAATAGATGGAGAGGAAGACGAAAAacataaaactggaaaaatgaagaTTCCAAAAGTCACACTTGCAGTCTCTGCGAAGACAAGTGATGGGGCGGGATATCATGTGAATGGACAAAGTGACCCTGCTTCAACGAATGCATCTCAGCAAGACAAGAGTAAATTTGGGAAGATGAAGATTCCCAAAATTGAATTTTCCTCACCCTATTCCAAGGGGGCAGTAGATGAAGGGGAGGCTGAAATGAACATGAAGCTGGTCAAGGAAGAGGAAGCATCAATGTCAAATGGAGACAGTAAGGGCTTAAAATTTAAATCtccaaaaatcacattttcaggctttaaaaagaaaactggcAAAGAAGAGATTGAAAAGCCAGTGTCTTCCAGTGCCAGGACTGAAATGGCCTGTCTAGAATCTGGGGATAAACCCATCTCACAGTCTCCCAAGCCCAAAGTTTCCATAGGTTTGTTTTCCAGCAAATCCAGAGGAGAATACACTGTGGAACAAAGAACCAATGGTCAGGAGGCCCAAGAAGAAAGTGGCAAACATCATCTGGAAGGTAGAGGAGACAAGTCCCCCAAGTTTAAGCTCCCGAAATTCTCCCTCAGCCCCAAATCAAAAGGGGTCCTGGTGATAACCCCTGAGAGTTCCCCAAAGGCAAGCCAACGTTCCTCACAACAAAAGGAAGGGGAAGAATCATCTTCTGGTTTTAAAATCCAGATGCCAAGGGTGGGATTTAAGTCCCGTCAAGACGAGCACACATCGGAGGAGCGGATAATCATGGATGATGAGGATGAAAGTGTGATCATCGTGTCTAAGACATCTAAACACACAATAACAGAATCAGTGACTGAAAAATCCACCACCATTTAA